A DNA window from Hevea brasiliensis isolate MT/VB/25A 57/8 chromosome 2, ASM3005281v1, whole genome shotgun sequence contains the following coding sequences:
- the LOC110661884 gene encoding transcription factor bHLH62 isoform X1 produces MEKEKLFLNEGANSTAAVPIWNPCSFGMEMQSNKLNCCSDQLPNCFFNPNWDSSMDQSDPFASALSSIVSSPVTTSNAIPSSGGVGDPVMIRELIGRLGNICNSGEISYINNNSSTNTSCYSTPLNSPPKLNISIMDSQIIGNLPILGNGIPDHQSLAPFLADPGFAERAARYSCFGSRNLASNESELSHRLMPRLEPDKLQRVSSNPSEKATGRQANVNVDGNSNSDKKFSRLSRSSTPENAEFGDSRDESSVSEKIPGGKLSMKGLNDSNSRKRKAIPKGKAKETPSSSLSASDSKVVAEMDESKAKRSKSKEINGDEKDSTKANEEENSNQKQNKDNSKPPEPLKDYIHVRARRGQATDSHSLAERVRREKISERMKFLQDLVPGCSKVTGKAVMLDEIINYVQSLQRQVEFLSMKLATVNPRMDISMEALLSKDIFQSRGSLSQNLYPLENSAALSFPYGYRSQQGIALPNGMFSNGETQFSTNPLNAVLKRNQCMQLPALDGFGDAPRQVSTFWEDDLQSVVQMGFGQNQLQQPQAFHADSNMPGAQMKVEL; encoded by the exons ATGGAAAAGGAAAAGCTCTTTTTGAATGAGGGAGCCAACAGCACAGCAGCAGTGCCCATTTGGAATCCTTGCAGTTTTGGAATGGAAATGCAATCCAATAAGCTTAATTGTTGCTCAGACCAACTTCCCAATTGCTTTTTCAATCCCAATTGGGACAGCTCAATGGATCAGAGCGATCCCTTTGCGTCTGCTTTGAGCTCCATTGTCTCTTCTCCTGTAACAACATCAAATGCCATTCCTTCTAGTGGTGGTGTTGGTGACCCTGTTATGATTAGAGAACTCATTGGAAGATTAGGAAACATTTGTAATTCTGGGGAGATTTCTTATATTAACAATAACAGTAGTACTAATACTTCATGTTATAGTACCCCTCTGAATTCCCCTCCAAAACTGAATATTTCAATCATGGACTCACAGATCATAGGGAATCTGCCAATTCTTGGAAATGGTATTCCAGACCATCAAAGTTTAGCACCATTTCTTGCTGACCCTGGATTTGCAGAGAGGGCTGCTAGGTATTCCTGCTTTGGTAGCAGGAATCTGGCATCGAATGAATCTGAATTGTCTCATAGGTTGATGCCTAGACTTGAACCAGATAAGCTCCAGAGAGTTTCCAGTAATCCCTCAGAGAAGGCCACTGGACGTCAGGCGAATGTCAATGTTGATGGGAATTCAAATTCTGATAAGAAATTCAGTAGGTTGTCGAGGTCCTCAACTCCAGAGAATGCAGAATTTGGAGATTCAAGAGACGAATCTTCTGTTTCTGAGAAGATCCCAGGTGGGAAATTGAGCATGAAAGGCCTGAATGATTCCAATTCAAGGAAAAGGAAAGCAATTCCCAAGGGAAAAGCCAAAGAAACTCCCTCTTCATCTCTTTCTGCTTCTGATTCCAAG GTTGTAGCAGAGATGGATGAATCGAAGGCTAAAAGAAGCAAATCAAAGGAAATTAATGGGGACGAAAAGGATTCAACTAAGGCCAATGAAGAAGAAAACTCAAACCAGAAACAGAATAAGGATAATTCAAAGCCACCAGAGCCACTCAAGGACTATATCCATGTCAGAGCCAGGAGGGGTCAGGCTACAGATAGCCACAGCTTAGCTGAAAGA GTTCGGAGAGAGAAAATCAGTGAAAGAATGAAATTCCTTCAAGATCTTGTTCCTGGCTGCAGCAAGGTGACCGGGAAAGCAGTAATGCTTGATGAGATTATAAACTATGTGCAGTCATTGCAGCGGCAGGTTGAG TTTCTATCAATGAAGTTGGCAACTGTTAATCCAAGAATGGATATTAGCATGGAAGCTCTTCTGTCCAAGGAT ATTTTTCAATCTCGCGGATCTCTGTCACAAAATCTTTATCCATTGGAGAACTCAGCAGCACTATCATTCCCTTATGGTTACCGGTCCCAGCAAGGGATAGCCTTGCCTAATGGCATGTTTAGTAATGGAGAAACTCAATTCTCAACGAACCCTTTAAATGCTGTTTTGAAGCGAAACCAATGTATGCAGTTGCCTGCACTTGATGGATTTGGAGATGCACCACGTCAG GTTTCGACATTCTGGGAAGATGATCTCCAGAGTGTTGTGCAGATGGGATTTGGACAGAATCAGCTGCAGCAGCCGCAGGCCTTTCATG CAGATTCAAATATGCCTGGAGCTCAGATGAAAGTTGAGCTATGA
- the LOC110661884 gene encoding transcription factor bHLH77 isoform X2: MEKEKLFLNEGANSTAAVPIWNPCSFGMEMQSNKLNCCSDQLPNCFFNPNWDSSMDQSDPFASALSSIVSSPVTTSNAIPSSGGVGDPVMIRELIGRLGNICNSGEISYINNNSSTNTSCYSTPLNSPPKLNISIMDSQIIGNLPILGNGIPDHQSLAPFLADPGFAERAARYSCFGSRNLASNESELSHRLMPRLEPDKLQRVSSNPSEKATGRQANVNVDGNSNSDKKFSRLSRSSTPENAEFGDSRDESSVSEKIPGGKLSMKGLNDSNSRKRKAIPKGKAKETPSSSLSASDSKVVAEMDESKAKRSKSKEINGDEKDSTKANEEENSNQKQNKDNSKPPEPLKDYIHVRARRGQATDSHSLAERVRREKISERMKFLQDLVPGCSKVTGKAVMLDEIINYVQSLQRQVEFLSMKLATVNPRMDISMEALLSKDIFQSRGSLSQNLYPLENSAALSFPYGYRSQQGIALPNGMFSNGETQFSTNPLNAVLKRNQCMQLPALDGFGDAPRQVSTFWEDDLQSVVQMGFGQNQLQQPQAFHDSNMPGAQMKVEL; this comes from the exons ATGGAAAAGGAAAAGCTCTTTTTGAATGAGGGAGCCAACAGCACAGCAGCAGTGCCCATTTGGAATCCTTGCAGTTTTGGAATGGAAATGCAATCCAATAAGCTTAATTGTTGCTCAGACCAACTTCCCAATTGCTTTTTCAATCCCAATTGGGACAGCTCAATGGATCAGAGCGATCCCTTTGCGTCTGCTTTGAGCTCCATTGTCTCTTCTCCTGTAACAACATCAAATGCCATTCCTTCTAGTGGTGGTGTTGGTGACCCTGTTATGATTAGAGAACTCATTGGAAGATTAGGAAACATTTGTAATTCTGGGGAGATTTCTTATATTAACAATAACAGTAGTACTAATACTTCATGTTATAGTACCCCTCTGAATTCCCCTCCAAAACTGAATATTTCAATCATGGACTCACAGATCATAGGGAATCTGCCAATTCTTGGAAATGGTATTCCAGACCATCAAAGTTTAGCACCATTTCTTGCTGACCCTGGATTTGCAGAGAGGGCTGCTAGGTATTCCTGCTTTGGTAGCAGGAATCTGGCATCGAATGAATCTGAATTGTCTCATAGGTTGATGCCTAGACTTGAACCAGATAAGCTCCAGAGAGTTTCCAGTAATCCCTCAGAGAAGGCCACTGGACGTCAGGCGAATGTCAATGTTGATGGGAATTCAAATTCTGATAAGAAATTCAGTAGGTTGTCGAGGTCCTCAACTCCAGAGAATGCAGAATTTGGAGATTCAAGAGACGAATCTTCTGTTTCTGAGAAGATCCCAGGTGGGAAATTGAGCATGAAAGGCCTGAATGATTCCAATTCAAGGAAAAGGAAAGCAATTCCCAAGGGAAAAGCCAAAGAAACTCCCTCTTCATCTCTTTCTGCTTCTGATTCCAAG GTTGTAGCAGAGATGGATGAATCGAAGGCTAAAAGAAGCAAATCAAAGGAAATTAATGGGGACGAAAAGGATTCAACTAAGGCCAATGAAGAAGAAAACTCAAACCAGAAACAGAATAAGGATAATTCAAAGCCACCAGAGCCACTCAAGGACTATATCCATGTCAGAGCCAGGAGGGGTCAGGCTACAGATAGCCACAGCTTAGCTGAAAGA GTTCGGAGAGAGAAAATCAGTGAAAGAATGAAATTCCTTCAAGATCTTGTTCCTGGCTGCAGCAAGGTGACCGGGAAAGCAGTAATGCTTGATGAGATTATAAACTATGTGCAGTCATTGCAGCGGCAGGTTGAG TTTCTATCAATGAAGTTGGCAACTGTTAATCCAAGAATGGATATTAGCATGGAAGCTCTTCTGTCCAAGGAT ATTTTTCAATCTCGCGGATCTCTGTCACAAAATCTTTATCCATTGGAGAACTCAGCAGCACTATCATTCCCTTATGGTTACCGGTCCCAGCAAGGGATAGCCTTGCCTAATGGCATGTTTAGTAATGGAGAAACTCAATTCTCAACGAACCCTTTAAATGCTGTTTTGAAGCGAAACCAATGTATGCAGTTGCCTGCACTTGATGGATTTGGAGATGCACCACGTCAG GTTTCGACATTCTGGGAAGATGATCTCCAGAGTGTTGTGCAGATGGGATTTGGACAGAATCAGCTGCAGCAGCCGCAGGCCTTTCATG ATTCAAATATGCCTGGAGCTCAGATGAAAGTTGAGCTATGA